A single window of Hyla sarda isolate aHylSar1 chromosome 2, aHylSar1.hap1, whole genome shotgun sequence DNA harbors:
- the ZCCHC17 gene encoding zinc finger CCHC domain-containing protein 17 isoform X4 encodes MDDLPELHEIFQGEVANVTDYGAFIKIPGSRKQGLVHRTHMASTRVEVPSEVVDVGEKVWVKVIGREIKDGKEKISLSMKVVNQGTGKDLDANNVMLEQDERKRREFRDYSKQKITLEAVLNTVCKKCGCKGHFAQDCFLQPGGTKYSLVPEDDENDDDEGENKKIDKHAKKKKKEKKRKMHKKDREDSSGSESSACSSSRSSDSEPSRKKRRHTEKSKKTSKKKKKKHKKHKQKD; translated from the exons GTTGCAAATGTCACTGACTATGGGGCCTTTATTAAAATACCAGGCAGCCGAAAGCAAG gtcTTGTTCACAGGACACACATGGCATCTACCCGTGTTGAAGTTCCTTCTGAAGTAGTGGATGTTGGAGAGAAAGTGTGGGTAAAAGTCATTGGCCGTGAG ATAAAAGATGGGAAGGAAAAAATCTCCTTATCCATGAAAGTTGTGAACCAAGGAACTGGAAAAGATTTAGACGCCAATAATGTGATGCTTGA GCAAGATGAGAGAAAAAGACGGGAGTTCAGGGACTACAGCAAGCAGAAGATCACACTGGAGGCAGTGCTGAACACTGTGTGTAAGAAGTGCGGCTGTAAAG GACACTTTGCCCAAGACTGCTTCTTGCAGCCTGGAGGAACGAAATATAGTTTAGTACCAGAAGATGAtgaaaatgatgatgatgagggtgaaaaCAAGAAAATTGACAAGCAtgctaagaaaaaaaagaag GAAAAGAAGAGAAAAATGCATAAGAAAGACAGAGAAGATTCTTCAGGATCAGAGAGCTCAGCATGCAGTAGTTCTAGAAGTTCAGACTCTGAGCCCTCCAGAAAGAAGAGACGCCATACGGAGAAGAGCAAAAAGAcctcaaagaaaaagaaaaaaaagcataagAAGCACAAACAAAAGGACTGA